CTTACCCGTTGGAACGCTGCTTCAACAAGCTAAAAACTATGCACCAAACCTCGTCATTACCTCATTGCAGTATCAGCATCTTGAAGGCCCGAAAGCCACTGTGCGTGTTTGGGGAAATGATGATAGTGCGGTCATGCCAAGGGCTAGGGGCGGTTTTTTAGTTATTCATCCATATACGGGCAAATTGCTAAATAAAGAGTTTCTTCCCGGTCAACAAAATACGGCGAATGCGGTGATTAGCAGCTTTTTCGCGCTGCATATGGCATCGTTTGGCGGAGTAAGCGTGGCATGGATGTACTTCATTTTGGCCATGATGGGGGCTTGGCTATTTTATAGCGGCAACCTTTTATGGCTCGAATCTAGGCGAAAGAAAACCAATAAACAAACCGGAGAAGTCCCCACTCAACGAAAAGATGTTCGTTGGATGGCGGCACTTACGGTTGGCGTATGTAGCGGATGCGTGATAGGTATTTCATTGGCGATGGCGGTAACCAAAGTCGTGAGTATATTTCACATTGATACGACAATTTACTTACCGGTTTATTATGTCGCCTTTTTCTTTGCGATTGGTTGGGCGTTTTTCAAGGGGGCAGCAAATTCGTTGGTACCTTTGCTTTGGATGTGTGTGCTTTCTACGCTATGTATTCCATTATCTTCATGCATTAATGCTTTTGTTTTCCAATCCTATACAGGGGAAATTAGCATCGACCTAACCGCCATTTTAGGGTCGTCACTCTTTATTTGGCTGACAGTTTCTACCGAAACTAGATTAGCGAAAAGTCCACCAGACAGTGTCTGGTTTCAAGCGAGAAAACAAACGGCGTTAAACCAGCAAAAGATCATATCTGCAATCAAATAAGAAAAGGGCTGAAGTTCATTCAGCCCTTTTTGTTTATTTATTTAGCAAATAAGTTAGTGACAACCACAGTTTCCTTCACATTTTTCTTCCGACTTTACTTCAGGTTTTACTTCAAAAATAGGGAACAACACATTGTTTTCTAAATGAATATGGTTGATCAGATCATCGCACAATTGCTGAATACCGGAAAATAGCGCGCGCCATGTATTACATGCATGAGCGGGTGGTGTCATATCGTTGGTTATCAGCATGAGTGCAGCTACATTCTCACCGTGATCTGTATGTTCAGAACGCATCACCGCAATCGGGTGAACCACAAATGGGTTTCCCCCTGCTTTTAACATCGGAAAGAGGATTTGTTCTTCTTTTTGCATGTGGGATTCAAGTTCGTCAGCCACTTTGGCAAGTAATGCGGCTAAACCTGATGGCACGTCTGGGTCATCTCTATGAACCGCTTCAACCCTTTTTGCCATGGCAATCAGTTCTGGTAATTGTTGGCGGTGTACTTCGTGGTAGCGGGCAAGAATATGGTCGATTAGTTCAGCTGTTGGTAAATCTACTGGCAGATCATTGGTTCTTTGCAGATTAGCTAAACGTGCCAATACGTCTTCAAGCGTTAGTCCTTTTTTAGCGACAGCTTCAGCAAGGCTAAGTTGTCCACCACAGCAGTAATCCAGCTTTAACTCTCTAAACACTGCCGTTGAACCAGGTAAGGCAACTGCAATTTGCCCAATAGCAAGGGTAGGGTCTAATTCAAATACTTGTTGGTTAGTTGGGGCATTCATGCTGCTTCCTTTCTTTTGATTAATATGCGGCGGCTTCAAAGTGAGCTTCAATGTGAAAATCGATGACAATTTCACCAGGGCTGCGATGGCGATAGACGGTTTTAATTCGGGAACCAAAAAAGAGTTCGATCTGCTTTAGTAGTGGTACAGGATCGTGATCATTCAAAAAACGCATGCTCTCGCCGGGTTTTAATTCGCTAAGTGCACCAAAAATGGCAGCATGGCGGATGCGCCTAGCGATACCCCTTGCATCAAAGGTATACGTACCGTTTGGGATGATAGGTAGTGTGCAATCGTTCTTCATTTTGTTGATCTGAAGTTGGTTTCGATGAAGTGATTATGTGAAGCCGCATTAAATATGTAAATATAATACATATTTAAAGTTTTTAAAAAATTGAGCTAAAACAAGTTTTTGAGGAAGAAAGGGGTCAAAGATGTAACTGAATAGTCAGATGCTTGGCATTAGTGACTAAATCTGACAAATAATATTGAGAGAGTGATTGGTACATGGCTTCACGCGCTTCGGCCAATATCCCTTTTAGACGGCACATGCCATCGATCTTACATTGGCTCTCATCTTCAAAGCATTCCACCATCGCAATATCTTCTTCGCACAAACGGACAAGCTCTCCAATATTGAGTTTGCTAGGGGCTAGTGCAAGACGAATCCCTCCATTTCTCCCTTTTTGTGTGACGAGAAAGCCATTTAACCCCAAAAAGTGTATTACTTTCATTAAGTGGTTATCAGAAATCTGGTAAGCCTGTGCAATCTCGGCTCTAGTCACCATTTGTTCTGGCTGCAAAGCAAGATAAATTAAGGTTCTTAGGCAGTAATCTGTGAACGTGTTTAGCTTCATAACTTCAGTTGCAAGACGAAATCGATTGAATACATTCGAACTGTACACCTAATTGGTTTCTAGCCGTTTGAAATACTAAGTGCAATTGCACAATAAAAGCATGTATTTTCAGCATCCCTACAAAGGAATCCAGCAAAATAGGCATTGAGAACACAAAAACACGTTAGTGATTATCAGCAGGAGGGCATCAGGTTGAAAGATATTAATCAATTTGTCGAAGGATTTAGAGCATTTCAGCAAACCTACTTTGCCGGAGAGGACGCCTTATTTGAAACGCTAGCAAAAGGTCAAACGCCAGAGACCTTACTGATTGGCTGTTGTGATTCTCGGGTTGACCCCGCCTTACTTACCCAATGTGCACCGGGTGAAATGTTTGTGATTCGTAACGTAGCGAATCTTGTTCCAGAATGCGAAATTGGGAGTCACCATCAAGGCGTGTCTGCCGGTATTCAGTTTGCGGTGTGTGATCTGGGCGTAAAACGTATTATTGTGCTTGGGCATGCGCAATGTGGCGGCATAAAAGCTCTAATGGATGGACGTGGCGAACATGCGGCCCCCGAAGACTATATTGGTAAATGGATTGGTATTGCAGAGCCGGCACGCCAACGCGTGAAGAACGAACTAGGCCACAAACCGCTTGAGGTACAAAGAAGAGCTGCTGAATTAACTAGTATTCTGGTGTCTTTAGAAAACTTGCTGACATTCCCTTGGATTAAAGAAAAAGTCGATGCCGGTTTACTAACACTGCATGGCTGGTTTTTCGATATCGAGCAGGGCGCTTTGTTAGCGTATGACGCTAAAACTAGGCATTTTGAAGCATTGGTTTGCCCGCTAGGTCAGCCATACCATGCTAGCACATCTGCCTAAATTACTTAGTCATCCTAGCGCTAGGTAGATAAATGGTGTTATCTACCTAGTTGTCGCGTTATTATTCATCTAATTTTCTTAATCGCCTTGGCAAGTTCTGCAAGATTAGGTGTTACCCATGCAAAACATCCCG
This genomic interval from Leeia speluncae contains the following:
- a CDS encoding PepSY-associated TM helix domain-containing protein, which gives rise to MRSEFIRIYKSVHTWTGIIAGLALFIAFYAGAFAVFKAPINQWVSPEVEAPATPFARSDRLIKETLEKYPEVKKGFTLQVDDSVSNPSRLNWEIREEGEEQEHQPATMMGAGFDRQGNLQVAEQHPSELANFIDTLHRVVGLPIDSDANRWIMGVIAVLYTLAMISGLIVLLPSLVKDFFALRVGKNIKRMWLDAHNIVGIISLPFHLVMALTAVVFAFHDGIYSVQNSVWHKGEFAAAGRTAPPAKLKIATNNTTLLPVGTLLQQAKNYAPNLVITSLQYQHLEGPKATVRVWGNDDSAVMPRARGGFLVIHPYTGKLLNKEFLPGQQNTANAVISSFFALHMASFGGVSVAWMYFILAMMGAWLFYSGNLLWLESRRKKTNKQTGEVPTQRKDVRWMAALTVGVCSGCVIGISLAMAVTKVVSIFHIDTTIYLPVYYVAFFFAIGWAFFKGAANSLVPLLWMCVLSTLCIPLSSCINAFVFQSYTGEISIDLTAILGSSLFIWLTVSTETRLAKSPPDSVWFQARKQTALNQQKIISAIK
- the ytfE gene encoding iron-sulfur cluster repair protein YtfE; translated protein: MNAPTNQQVFELDPTLAIGQIAVALPGSTAVFRELKLDYCCGGQLSLAEAVAKKGLTLEDVLARLANLQRTNDLPVDLPTAELIDHILARYHEVHRQQLPELIAMAKRVEAVHRDDPDVPSGLAALLAKVADELESHMQKEEQILFPMLKAGGNPFVVHPIAVMRSEHTDHGENVAALMLITNDMTPPAHACNTWRALFSGIQQLCDDLINHIHLENNVLFPIFEVKPEVKSEEKCEGNCGCH
- a CDS encoding DUF2249 domain-containing protein translates to MKNDCTLPIIPNGTYTFDARGIARRIRHAAIFGALSELKPGESMRFLNDHDPVPLLKQIELFFGSRIKTVYRHRSPGEIVIDFHIEAHFEAAAY
- a CDS encoding RrF2 family transcriptional regulator; the protein is MKLNTFTDYCLRTLIYLALQPEQMVTRAEIAQAYQISDNHLMKVIHFLGLNGFLVTQKGRNGGIRLALAPSKLNIGELVRLCEEDIAMVECFEDESQCKIDGMCRLKGILAEAREAMYQSLSQYYLSDLVTNAKHLTIQLHL
- a CDS encoding carbonic anhydrase translates to MKDINQFVEGFRAFQQTYFAGEDALFETLAKGQTPETLLIGCCDSRVDPALLTQCAPGEMFVIRNVANLVPECEIGSHHQGVSAGIQFAVCDLGVKRIIVLGHAQCGGIKALMDGRGEHAAPEDYIGKWIGIAEPARQRVKNELGHKPLEVQRRAAELTSILVSLENLLTFPWIKEKVDAGLLTLHGWFFDIEQGALLAYDAKTRHFEALVCPLGQPYHASTSA